One window from the genome of Longimicrobiales bacterium encodes:
- a CDS encoding cytochrome c, which yields MRTDSYVAPRLCALFATAVLLLSACAPSEGAWPEGVTPELVEKGRGIFGKEGFCFTCHDYDGTGGAGANLADSEWWHSDGSYEGIVATITRGVPADKARGGAASAMLPKGGTSMTEEQVRAVAAFVWSLQLPEEGEEPSGG from the coding sequence ATGAGGACAGATAGCTACGTGGCCCCGCGCCTATGTGCTCTCTTTGCCACCGCAGTTCTCCTTCTGTCGGCGTGTGCGCCTTCCGAGGGGGCTTGGCCAGAGGGTGTCACTCCGGAACTCGTGGAAAAGGGGCGAGGCATCTTCGGCAAGGAGGGCTTCTGCTTCACGTGCCACGACTACGACGGGACAGGAGGGGCGGGTGCCAACCTCGCGGATTCGGAATGGTGGCACAGTGATGGCTCGTATGAGGGGATCGTCGCGACGATCACTCGCGGAGTCCCGGCGGACAAAGCCCGTGGAGGTGCTGCCTCTGCGATGCTTCCGAAAGGCGGGACATCGATGACCGAAGAACAAGTGCGTGCGGTGGCGGCCTTCGTGTGGAGTCTTCAGTTGCCGGAAGAAGGCGAAGAACCTTCGGGGGGCTGA